From one Lysinibacillus sp. G4S2 genomic stretch:
- the coaE gene encoding dephospho-CoA kinase (Dephospho-CoA kinase (CoaE) performs the final step in coenzyme A biosynthesis.): MIIGLTGSIASGKSTVSKMMTALGLPIVDADIVARDVVEPGTETLKLIAENFGQDILLEDGSLNRTKLGDIIFHEPAKRKILNDIMHPAIRNEMLRQRDAYLEAGEKHVVMDIPLLFESKLQHFVERIIVVSVSEEVQLRRLMERNNLSKEDALARMHSQLPMSVKEKGAHAVIYNNENLEHAEHQLKKILTYWDVL, from the coding sequence ATGATTATCGGACTAACAGGAAGTATTGCAAGCGGAAAAAGTACAGTATCAAAAATGATGACAGCACTTGGTTTACCGATTGTCGATGCAGATATTGTAGCACGTGATGTTGTAGAACCAGGAACGGAGACTTTAAAGTTAATAGCTGAAAATTTTGGACAAGACATATTACTAGAAGACGGTAGCTTAAATCGTACGAAGCTAGGTGATATTATTTTCCACGAGCCTGCAAAGCGTAAAATTTTAAATGATATTATGCATCCTGCTATTCGTAACGAAATGCTACGCCAACGCGATGCTTATTTAGAGGCTGGAGAAAAACATGTTGTGATGGATATTCCGCTTTTATTTGAAAGTAAGTTACAACATTTTGTCGAGCGTATTATCGTGGTATCGGTTAGTGAAGAGGTACAGCTTCGTCGCTTAATGGAGCGTAACAACTTATCGAAGGAGGATGCACTAGCTCGAATGCATTCTCAGTTACCTATGTCGGTTAAAGAAAAAGGTGCCCATGCGGTTATTTACAATAATGAAAATTTAGAACATGCAGAGCACCAATTAAAAAAAATCCTGACATATTGGGACGTATTATAA
- a CDS encoding protease modulator HflC has translation MDQKNKDLNKFLNFLSGKSKNTAPKDGDTGDNVIKMSKKGPMNPKKYISFAVTLTAIFAIVIILFANVYIVKESEYAVVRQFGEVVKFQSEPGLKIKVPFIQSVTKLPKNQMTYEVSEEEINTKDKKRIIIDNYAVWRITDPKQLISNAGTIEKVESRMEEFIYSVIRSELGRIEYKEVINDENSSRGSINDQVTARVNELLSNDKYGIEVIDVRIRRIDLPTENEQSVFTNMISDRESMSQKYLSEGDAQKRRIEAQTDKQVQEMLAKAKKDAALIQAEGEAEAAKIYNKSFSQDPEFYSLYRTLESYKKTVGEDTVIILPSTSPYAKLLSGYIK, from the coding sequence ATGGACCAAAAAAATAAGGATCTTAACAAATTCCTAAATTTTCTATCGGGTAAATCCAAAAATACTGCTCCAAAAGATGGGGATACAGGGGATAATGTAATTAAAATGTCGAAAAAAGGCCCGATGAATCCGAAAAAATATATTTCTTTTGCTGTAACGTTAACTGCCATTTTCGCTATTGTCATTATATTATTTGCTAATGTTTATATAGTTAAAGAGTCCGAATACGCAGTTGTTAGACAGTTTGGAGAAGTAGTGAAATTTCAGAGTGAGCCGGGCTTGAAAATAAAAGTTCCATTTATTCAAAGTGTAACGAAGCTACCAAAAAACCAAATGACGTATGAAGTTTCTGAAGAAGAAATTAATACAAAGGATAAAAAACGGATTATTATTGATAATTATGCAGTATGGCGTATTACTGATCCAAAGCAATTAATTTCAAATGCGGGAACAATAGAAAAAGTTGAATCGCGTATGGAAGAGTTTATTTATTCAGTGATTCGTTCGGAGCTTGGTCGAATAGAATATAAGGAGGTTATTAATGATGAAAATTCTTCACGTGGGAGTATCAATGATCAGGTAACTGCACGTGTCAATGAGTTACTCTCAAATGATAAGTATGGAATAGAAGTAATAGATGTTCGTATTCGTCGTATCGACTTGCCTACTGAAAATGAGCAATCCGTGTTTACAAATATGATTTCGGATCGTGAATCAATGTCGCAAAAATACCTATCTGAAGGTGATGCTCAGAAACGCCGTATTGAAGCTCAAACAGATAAGCAAGTTCAAGAAATGCTAGCAAAAGCGAAAAAGGATGCAGCATTGATTCAAGCGGAAGGTGAAGCAGAAGCAGCTAAGATTTACAATAAATCGTTCTCTCAGGACCCTGAATTCTATTCATTGTACCGCACATTAGAATCATATAAGAAAACTGTAGGTGAAGATACAGTAATTATTTTGCCATCCACTTCACCATATGCAAAACTATTATCTGGCTATATAAAATAA
- a CDS encoding DnaD domain protein, which translates to MIHLYKELQPADPFDIRLPHALSTQERQLVTLFYQPLIGAEPISLYLTLWAEAEQMPRQQMTHYFLMNVLGLPIGKVFEARIALEAIGLLRTWKKEDAGQRSFLYELIRPLDADSFMKDPLLSMFLFSKIGEQAYRKLRQRFIPSARDAEFKDVSRVFMDVFKPVSSKIPDDLQTNTSRKDQQQKVYPFYFEQFDFELLQAGLSEQLVPASLLTLEVREAIAKLAFLYRLTALDMQKVVILALDDDLGISLERLRKAAADFYKLTVSKEPPRLARVSEPSTLEESGQKTKDQELQHYLETTPPVQVLRDINNGKEPLQTSVQLAESLIVQHGMPVGVVNALLEYVMLTTDMKLPKKYVETIADHWVRKNIQTAKEAMELARQEHDKYSAWKNKPQTPRKSNQGAKGRSGNQREEKVPEWFYKRNEQQEENTSGTIDFERERQKILEMLGKSDK; encoded by the coding sequence TTGATCCATTTGTATAAGGAATTGCAGCCCGCGGATCCTTTTGACATTCGTCTACCTCATGCACTTTCTACGCAGGAACGTCAATTAGTAACGCTATTTTATCAGCCTTTAATTGGAGCGGAGCCAATCAGCCTTTATTTGACTCTATGGGCAGAAGCCGAGCAAATGCCAAGGCAGCAAATGACACATTATTTTTTAATGAACGTGCTAGGGCTTCCAATTGGTAAAGTATTTGAGGCACGTATTGCGCTCGAAGCAATTGGTTTGTTACGAACATGGAAAAAAGAAGATGCAGGCCAGCGTAGCTTTTTATATGAGCTGATACGTCCGCTTGATGCAGATAGCTTTATGAAAGATCCGCTGCTGTCGATGTTCTTATTTAGTAAAATTGGGGAACAAGCTTATCGGAAGTTACGTCAGCGTTTTATTCCATCTGCAAGAGATGCAGAATTTAAAGATGTATCACGTGTATTCATGGACGTTTTTAAGCCTGTTAGTTCAAAGATTCCAGATGATTTACAAACCAATACTAGTCGTAAGGATCAACAGCAAAAGGTATATCCGTTTTATTTTGAACAGTTTGACTTTGAACTGCTGCAGGCGGGCTTATCGGAGCAGCTTGTGCCGGCCAGTTTACTAACACTTGAGGTACGTGAAGCAATAGCAAAACTTGCATTTTTATATCGCTTAACTGCACTGGATATGCAAAAAGTAGTGATTCTTGCATTAGATGATGACCTAGGTATTTCACTGGAACGATTACGTAAGGCAGCTGCGGATTTTTATAAACTAACGGTATCAAAAGAGCCACCAAGGCTTGCTAGAGTGAGTGAGCCGTCAACTCTTGAAGAATCCGGACAAAAAACAAAGGATCAGGAGCTTCAGCATTATTTAGAGACGACTCCGCCAGTCCAAGTACTGCGGGATATTAATAATGGCAAAGAACCTCTACAGACTTCCGTACAGCTTGCTGAAAGTTTAATTGTTCAGCATGGAATGCCAGTAGGCGTAGTTAATGCACTTTTGGAATATGTAATGCTAACAACTGATATGAAGCTACCTAAAAAATATGTGGAAACGATTGCGGATCATTGGGTACGTAAAAATATTCAAACAGCAAAGGAAGCAATGGAGCTAGCACGCCAGGAGCATGATAAATACTCTGCGTGGAAAAATAAGCCACAGACACCGAGGAAAAGTAATCAGGGTGCTAAAGGACGTTCAGGTAATCAACGTGAAGAAAAGGTACCTGAATGGTTTTACAAACGTAACGAACAACAGGAAGAAAACACTTCAGGCACGATAGATTTTGAACGAGAGCGTCAAAAAATATTGGAAATGCTAGGGAAAAGTGATAAGTAA
- the dnaI gene encoding primosomal protein DnaI, which produces MNGPLKRAINVPSFQERYEAMRREILENPRVQEFLTEHASELSYETIERNLPKLHEFISQSTTCCGCDNTESCTNYLKGFLPTLRVVRSTVEIDYVRCEQKIREEERRDVANMIASMHMPKDVLQATIQDLLIDDESRVMIAQKAAQFVKTTLETGKLPAKGYYLYGKFGVGKSFVLGALANELASIKVRSVVVFVPEFLREMKNAIGDNTLNEKIDYVKKAPVLMLDDLGAETMTAWTRDEILGTIFHYRMAEQLPTFITSNFNYDELEHHLSQTQKGDIEVVKAGRIMERVKALTEPIEMRGKNRRM; this is translated from the coding sequence ATTAATGGACCATTAAAAAGAGCAATTAATGTACCATCATTTCAAGAACGTTATGAAGCGATGCGTCGAGAAATTTTAGAAAACCCTCGTGTACAAGAGTTTTTAACAGAGCATGCAAGTGAGTTAAGCTATGAAACAATTGAACGAAATTTACCGAAGCTTCATGAGTTTATTAGTCAATCTACTACTTGCTGTGGCTGTGACAATACAGAAAGTTGTACAAACTATTTAAAAGGTTTTTTACCTACTTTACGTGTAGTGCGGAGTACCGTTGAAATTGATTATGTACGATGTGAGCAAAAGATACGTGAGGAAGAGCGTCGTGACGTAGCTAATATGATTGCGAGTATGCATATGCCAAAGGATGTGCTGCAAGCGACAATTCAAGATTTACTCATTGACGATGAATCTCGTGTTATGATTGCACAAAAAGCGGCACAATTTGTGAAGACAACATTAGAAACAGGAAAGCTTCCTGCAAAGGGTTATTATTTATACGGAAAATTTGGTGTAGGGAAATCTTTTGTATTAGGAGCACTTGCTAATGAGTTAGCTTCCATCAAAGTTCGTTCAGTAGTCGTTTTCGTGCCTGAATTTTTACGAGAAATGAAAAATGCAATTGGCGATAATACATTGAATGAAAAAATTGACTATGTAAAAAAGGCACCAGTGTTAATGCTTGATGATTTAGGAGCCGAGACAATGACCGCATGGACACGCGATGAAATTCTAGGGACTATTTTCCATTATCGCATGGCGGAGCAATTGCCAACGTTCATTACCTCTAATTTTAATTATGATGAACTAGAGCATCATTTATCACAGACACAAAAAGGTGACATAGAAGTAGTGAAGGCTGGACGTATTATGGAGCGTGTCAAAGCCTTGACAGAGCCGATTGAAATGCGCGGCAAAAATCGACGTATGTAA
- a CDS encoding DNA polymerase I, which yields MKLKISKWLQNLGIACSIASLFTLFFRLSDFAWTTKSVYHIPVFFVILFLLGLVIAEDVRKIFKKIFWYEKRKVKRPIWQVGIGFIFFLAQIGTVMVFYRELTQPQLGGMPLFLVFAFMNAFMLTVIYEELFYRKEKTNEVSE from the coding sequence GTGAAGTTGAAAATTAGCAAATGGCTCCAAAATTTAGGGATAGCTTGTAGTATTGCATCGTTATTTACACTTTTCTTCCGTCTATCAGATTTTGCATGGACAACAAAAAGTGTTTATCATATACCAGTATTTTTTGTCATTTTGTTTTTATTAGGTTTAGTTATTGCTGAGGATGTACGAAAGATATTTAAAAAAATATTTTGGTACGAAAAACGCAAGGTTAAGCGTCCTATTTGGCAAGTTGGGATTGGCTTCATTTTCTTCTTAGCACAAATCGGTACTGTAATGGTGTTTTATAGAGAGCTTACACAACCACAGCTTGGTGGTATGCCATTATTTTTAGTGTTTGCTTTTATGAATGCCTTTATGTTGACAGTAATATATGAAGAGCTTTTTTATCGTAAAGAAAAAACAAATGAAGTCAGTGAATAA
- a CDS encoding glyceraldehyde-3-phosphate dehydrogenase, which produces MTVSVAINGFGRIGRMVFRQAIVQEGLNIVAINASYPAETLAHLIKYDTNHGTFEGTVEPAGDALIVNGKRVQIISERDPLKLPWATMGVDIVIEATGKFNDREKAAMHLEAGAKKVILTAPGKNEDVTIVLGVNDEKLDIAKHDVISNASCTTNCLAPVAKVLNDTFGIESGLMTTIHAYTNDQKNLDNPHKDLRRARGCAQSIIPTSTGAAKALKLVLPELEGKIHGMALRVPTPNVSLVDLVVDLNTDVTVDAVNAAFVKAATEGPMKGILNFSVEPLVSSDYNTTTYSSTVDGLSTMVMGNRKVKVLAWYDNEWGYSARVVDLVQKVAKALETVNA; this is translated from the coding sequence ATGACAGTATCAGTTGCTATTAATGGTTTCGGACGTATCGGACGTATGGTTTTCCGCCAAGCGATCGTACAAGAAGGTTTAAATATTGTTGCAATTAACGCGAGCTATCCAGCTGAAACGTTAGCACATTTGATTAAGTATGACACAAATCACGGAACATTTGAAGGTACGGTTGAACCAGCAGGCGATGCTTTAATTGTAAATGGTAAACGAGTTCAGATTATTAGCGAACGTGACCCATTAAAATTACCATGGGCAACAATGGGTGTGGATATCGTTATTGAAGCGACTGGTAAATTTAATGATCGTGAAAAAGCAGCAATGCACTTAGAAGCTGGCGCAAAGAAAGTTATCTTAACAGCACCTGGTAAAAACGAGGACGTAACAATTGTTTTAGGTGTAAATGACGAGAAACTAGATATCGCAAAACATGATGTTATTTCAAATGCTTCTTGTACAACAAACTGCTTAGCACCAGTTGCTAAAGTATTAAATGACACATTTGGTATCGAAAGCGGATTAATGACAACAATTCACGCTTATACAAATGACCAAAAGAATTTAGACAATCCACACAAAGATTTACGTCGTGCACGTGGATGCGCACAATCTATCATTCCTACATCTACAGGTGCTGCAAAAGCCTTGAAATTAGTGTTACCAGAATTAGAAGGCAAAATTCACGGTATGGCACTTCGTGTTCCAACACCAAACGTATCATTAGTTGACCTTGTAGTTGATCTAAATACAGACGTAACAGTAGATGCTGTTAATGCTGCATTCGTGAAGGCTGCTACAGAAGGTCCAATGAAAGGTATCTTAAACTTCTCAGTTGAGCCTCTAGTATCTTCTGATTACAATACAACAACTTACTCTTCTACAGTAGACGGACTTTCTACAATGGTAATGGGTAACCGCAAAGTAAAAGTACTTGCTTGGTACGACAATGAGTGGGGCTATTCTGCACGTGTTGTAGATCTTGTGCAAAAAGTGGCAAAAGCTTTAGAAACAGTAAACGCATAA
- the mutM gene encoding bifunctional DNA-formamidopyrimidine glycosylase/DNA-(apurinic or apyrimidinic site) lyase, with protein MPELPEVEGVVQALKPKIEGRTIQRVQLSDIIRISFGEGKQCIVKQAEPDAFEISLSKMTITKIERRAKYIFFHLMKEDVPYVLVSHLGMTGAWFVVNSPEEINEAKFQKHIHATFQMADGGYLIYSDIRRFGELRFLTKIEDHAPLTKMAPEPFDEIACDYFIAQSKLPKYEKKAVKEVIMDGQVISGCGNIYATEALFAQKIHPARTMNRISEKRKRALFEAIAAILRQSIEAGGSTISDYRNINGEAGSMQNRLQMYGKKMCPTCETTTSQMTIGGRTSVFCPNCQH; from the coding sequence ATGCCTGAGTTACCAGAGGTTGAAGGTGTCGTCCAGGCATTAAAACCTAAGATTGAAGGGCGCACAATTCAACGGGTTCAACTATCTGACATTATTCGTATTTCCTTTGGGGAAGGAAAGCAATGTATCGTAAAGCAAGCTGAGCCTGATGCATTTGAAATATCCTTGTCCAAAATGACGATTACAAAAATTGAACGACGTGCAAAATACATCTTTTTTCATTTAATGAAAGAGGATGTCCCTTATGTGCTTGTCAGTCATTTAGGGATGACCGGTGCATGGTTTGTGGTAAATTCGCCTGAGGAAATTAATGAGGCGAAATTTCAAAAGCATATTCATGCTACATTTCAAATGGCAGATGGAGGCTATTTAATTTACTCGGATATTCGCCGCTTTGGTGAACTACGTTTTTTAACAAAAATTGAGGATCATGCACCATTAACAAAAATGGCACCTGAGCCATTCGATGAAATAGCATGTGATTATTTTATTGCGCAATCAAAGTTACCGAAATATGAGAAAAAGGCTGTTAAGGAAGTAATTATGGATGGGCAGGTCATTTCGGGCTGTGGCAATATTTATGCGACAGAAGCATTATTTGCTCAAAAAATTCATCCGGCTCGCACAATGAACCGCATTAGTGAAAAGCGTAAGCGTGCGTTATTCGAGGCGATTGCCGCTATTTTGCGCCAAAGCATTGAAGCAGGAGGTTCAACTATTTCAGATTATCGTAATATCAATGGCGAGGCTGGAAGTATGCAAAATCGACTGCAAATGTATGGGAAGAAGATGTGTCCAACGTGTGAAACAACAACAAGCCAAATGACGATAGGTGGGCGCACATCAGTCTTTTGCCCAAATTGTCAACATTAA
- the polA gene encoding DNA polymerase I, with translation MTKEKLLLLDGNSLAYRAFFALPLLTNDSGIHTNAVYGFTTMLQRILEEEQPTKILVAFDAGKTTFRHETFTEYKGGRQKTPPELSEQFPYIRKLIDAYGIKRYELELYEADDIIGTLAKEASSQDMDVIIVTGDRDLTQLATEQTTVYITRKGITEIEKNTPAFIAEKYGLTPEQIIDMKGLMGDASDNIPGVPGVGEKTAVKLLKEHGSVESLYAAMDTVKASKMKEKLVANEEQALMSKKLATIFTEAPIDITLSDLAYNGPNEEELISVWRELGFKSLLDKSDFTVQEEEQAPFDYEIVQEVKPEHLKDVMAAHLELEDEHYHTCQQLGIALTDGTQTIYVPFEIAAKSDILRLWLEDATKIKYMSDSKAAQASLKRAGIRLAGVEFDLLLASYINNPGLSGDDVATLAKELGYRNVQANEAVYGKGAKRAIPAIDALAEHAGRKAFAVWSLQPKLEALLKENEQFELYKNLELPLASILGEMESEGITVNRATLEKMGQELNDKLVVIEQEIYAEAGEAFNINSPKQLGVILFDKLGLPVIKKTKTGYSTAADVLEKLKPEHAIIEHILLYRQLGKLQSTYIEGLLKEIHEEDGKVHTRFQQALTATGRLSSTDPNLQNIPIRLEEGRKIRQAFVTSKEEWILFSADYSQIELRVLAHMSKDKNLVEAFQEDMDVHTRTAMDVFHVSADEVDSNMRRAAKAVNFGIVYGISDYGLSQNLDITRKEAATFIEKYFASFPGVKQYMDDIVQDAKFNGYVTTILNRRRYLPDITSSNFNLRSFAERTAMNTPIQGSAADIIKKAMIDMDARLKKENMQAKLLLQVHDELIFEAPKEEIALLEKIVPEVMENAIELAVPLKVDFNYGATWYEAK, from the coding sequence ATGACAAAGGAAAAATTACTATTATTGGACGGCAATAGTTTAGCGTATCGTGCGTTTTTTGCGTTGCCATTATTAACGAATGATAGTGGAATTCATACAAATGCAGTGTACGGCTTTACAACAATGCTACAAAGAATATTAGAGGAAGAGCAACCAACGAAAATCTTGGTTGCCTTTGATGCGGGTAAGACAACCTTCCGTCATGAAACATTTACGGAATATAAGGGCGGTCGACAAAAGACTCCACCAGAATTATCTGAGCAGTTCCCTTATATACGTAAGCTTATTGATGCGTATGGTATTAAGCGATATGAGCTTGAATTGTACGAAGCGGACGATATTATAGGGACGCTTGCTAAAGAAGCTTCATCACAGGATATGGATGTCATCATCGTAACTGGAGATCGTGACTTAACGCAGCTCGCGACTGAGCAAACAACAGTATACATTACTAGAAAAGGTATTACAGAAATAGAAAAAAATACACCTGCCTTTATCGCAGAAAAATACGGCTTAACGCCTGAGCAAATTATTGATATGAAAGGTTTAATGGGGGATGCTTCAGATAATATCCCTGGTGTACCAGGTGTCGGCGAAAAAACTGCTGTTAAATTGTTAAAAGAACATGGTTCAGTGGAGTCGCTTTATGCGGCAATGGATACTGTGAAGGCGTCTAAAATGAAAGAAAAATTAGTTGCCAATGAAGAACAGGCATTAATGAGCAAAAAACTAGCTACCATTTTTACAGAGGCGCCGATTGATATAACGCTATCTGATCTAGCCTATAATGGTCCAAATGAGGAAGAATTAATAAGCGTGTGGCGAGAGCTTGGCTTTAAATCACTGTTAGATAAAAGTGATTTTACTGTTCAAGAGGAAGAACAAGCACCGTTTGACTATGAAATTGTGCAAGAAGTAAAGCCTGAGCATTTAAAGGATGTAATGGCAGCACACTTGGAGCTAGAGGATGAGCATTATCATACATGTCAGCAACTAGGTATTGCCTTAACTGATGGAACGCAAACAATATACGTGCCGTTTGAGATTGCGGCAAAATCAGATATTCTTCGCCTTTGGTTAGAAGATGCTACTAAAATAAAGTATATGTCTGATTCAAAGGCAGCTCAGGCGTCATTAAAACGTGCGGGAATTCGCTTAGCTGGTGTTGAATTTGACTTATTGCTTGCTTCATATATTAATAACCCTGGGCTAAGTGGAGATGATGTAGCGACACTTGCGAAAGAACTGGGCTATCGTAATGTGCAGGCAAATGAGGCCGTTTATGGTAAAGGGGCGAAACGAGCTATACCGGCAATAGATGCACTTGCTGAGCATGCTGGCCGTAAAGCTTTTGCTGTGTGGTCTTTACAGCCAAAGCTAGAGGCATTGTTAAAGGAAAATGAACAGTTCGAACTTTATAAGAACTTAGAACTTCCGCTTGCTTCTATTTTAGGTGAAATGGAAAGTGAGGGGATCACGGTCAATCGCGCTACCTTGGAGAAGATGGGGCAGGAACTAAATGACAAGCTAGTTGTGATTGAGCAGGAGATCTATGCGGAGGCAGGAGAAGCCTTCAATATTAATTCGCCAAAGCAATTAGGTGTTATTCTCTTCGATAAACTTGGTCTTCCTGTTATTAAAAAGACAAAAACAGGCTATTCCACTGCAGCAGATGTATTGGAAAAGTTAAAACCAGAGCATGCCATTATTGAGCATATTCTTTTGTATCGTCAGCTAGGAAAATTACAGTCAACCTATATTGAAGGCTTGCTCAAGGAAATCCATGAAGAGGATGGAAAGGTGCATACGCGATTCCAACAAGCATTAACAGCTACAGGGCGTTTAAGCTCAACTGATCCAAACTTACAAAACATCCCGATTCGTTTGGAAGAAGGTCGAAAAATTCGTCAAGCGTTTGTCACATCGAAAGAAGAGTGGATATTGTTTTCTGCCGACTATTCACAAATTGAATTGAGAGTATTAGCCCATATGTCTAAGGATAAAAACTTAGTGGAAGCTTTCCAAGAAGATATGGATGTTCATACGCGTACAGCAATGGATGTTTTCCATGTCTCAGCAGATGAGGTCGATAGCAATATGCGACGCGCTGCAAAAGCGGTAAACTTCGGTATTGTTTATGGTATTAGTGATTATGGCTTATCGCAAAACTTAGATATTACACGTAAGGAAGCTGCTACATTTATTGAGAAGTATTTTGCGAGTTTCCCAGGTGTAAAACAATATATGGATGATATCGTCCAAGATGCGAAGTTTAATGGCTACGTAACAACGATTTTAAATAGACGTCGATATTTACCTGATATTACGAGCTCGAATTTTAATCTACGAAGCTTTGCTGAGCGTACTGCGATGAATACACCGATTCAAGGAAGTGCAGCTGATATTATTAAAAAAGCAATGATTGATATGGATGCTCGCTTGAAAAAAGAAAATATGCAAGCAAAACTTCTATTACAAGTGCATGATGAATTGATTTTTGAAGCACCTAAGGAAGAGATTGCATTGCTTGAAAAAATAGTACCTGAGGTTATGGAGAATGCGATCGAGCTTGCAGTACCGCTAAAAGTGGACTTCAACTACGGCGCGACTTGGTACGAAGCAAAATAA
- the nrdR gene encoding transcriptional regulator NrdR encodes MRCPSCQFNGTRVVDSRPVDDNKEIRRRRECESCGFRFTTFEKIEETPLVVVKKEGSREEFSREKVLRGLIRACEKRPVSLEVLEGLVMSIEKDLRRIGNSEVRSEDVGEMVMDRLAKIDEVAYVRFASVYRQFKDINVFIEEIKEIIQRQTEQKS; translated from the coding sequence ATGAGATGTCCATCTTGCCAATTTAACGGAACGCGTGTAGTTGATTCGAGGCCAGTAGATGATAATAAAGAAATTCGTAGACGTCGTGAATGTGAGTCATGTGGCTTCCGCTTTACAACGTTTGAAAAAATTGAAGAGACACCGTTAGTTGTAGTGAAAAAGGAAGGTTCACGAGAAGAATTTAGCCGTGAAAAGGTACTTCGTGGACTTATTCGTGCTTGCGAAAAACGTCCTGTTTCTCTTGAAGTACTTGAGGGACTAGTAATGTCTATTGAAAAAGATCTTCGTCGCATTGGGAATTCTGAAGTCCGCTCTGAGGATGTAGGGGAAATGGTAATGGATCGCTTAGCGAAAATCGATGAGGTTGCTTATGTGCGTTTTGCATCGGTTTATCGTCAATTTAAGGACATTAATGTCTTTATTGAAGAAATCAAAGAGATTATTCAACGTCAGACAGAGCAGAAATCATAG